A window from Nothobranchius furzeri strain GRZ-AD chromosome 17, NfurGRZ-RIMD1, whole genome shotgun sequence encodes these proteins:
- the LOC107394297 gene encoding E3 ubiquitin-protein ligase KCMF1 has protein sequence MSRHEGVSCDACLKGNFRGRRYKCLICYDYDLCASCYESGATTTRHTTEHPVQCILTRVDFDLYYGGEAFSVEQPQAFTCPYCGRMGYTESSLQEHVAAEHTETSTEVICPICAALPGGDPNHVTDDFAAHLTLEHRAPRDLDESSGVRHVRRMFHPGRGLGGPRARRSNMHFTSSTTGGLSTSQSSSQSNYSREAMDPIAELLSQLSGVRRSAGGQLSSGPSASQLQQLQMQLQLERQQAQVARQQLETARNATRGSGRANAILNTNSAAANPNPSANHTTNPSPTEPSTQQTAHSSQFLLSRLSEPRLSEAERQACEAQWADRSLFVTELLLSTLLPDEDASTFSSDDEDDCHASLRNFADFEAMGCVEVMTLDVALENLNLKETSPATKTTKTTAKTAPTKKEPPAPPL, from the exons ATGTCCCGTCATGAAG GTGTGAGCTGTGATGCTTGTTTAAAAGGAAACTTCAGAGGTCGCCGGTACAAATGTTTAATTTGCTACGACTACGATTTGTGTGCATCATGCTACGAGAGCGGTGCGACAACAACCAGACACACCACAGAACATCCAGTGCAGTGTATATTAACACGAGTTGACTTTG ACCTGTACTATGGTGGAGAAGCCTTCTCGGTGGAGCAGCCACAGGCCTTCACTTGTCCCTACTGCGGTCGGATGGGCTACACGGAGAGCTCTCTGCAGGAGCATGTGGCTGCAGAGCACACGGAAACCTCCACAGAAGTG ATCTGCCCCATATGTGCAGCGCTGCCAGGTGGTGACCCGAACCATGTGACCGATGACTTTGCTGCTCATCTCACACTTGAACACAGAGCTCCAAGAGACTTG GACGAGTCCAGCGGGGTGCGGCACGTGAGAAGGATGTTTCACCCCGGTCGTGGTCTGGGGGGGCCACGGGCCCGAAGGTCCAACATGCATTTCACCAGCAGCACCACAGGGGGGCTCTCAACCAGTCAGAGCTCCTCACAGAGCAACTACAGCAGAGAGGCCATGGACCCCATAGcag AACTTCTGTCGCAGCTGTCGGGCGTGCGGCGCTCGGCGGGGGGCCAGCTGAGCTCGGGTCCTTCTGCCTCGCAGCTCCAACAGCTTCAGATGCAGCTCCAGCTGGAGCGCCAGCAGGCCCAGGTGGCGCGTCAGCAGCTGGAGACGGCACGGAACGCCACGCGGGGCAGCGGCCGGGCCAACGCCATCCTCAACACGAATTCGGCCGCTGCAAACCCCAACCCCAGCGCCAATCACACCAccaaccccagcccgaccgagccCAGCACCCAGCAGACTGCTCACAGCTCCCAGTTTCTACTCAGCAG GCTGAGCGAACCCCGGCTGTCTGAGGCAGAGCGGCAGGCGTGCGAGGCCCAGTGGGCCGACCGGAGCCTGTTCGTGACCGAGCTGCTGCTGTCCACGCTGCTGCCCGACGAGGACGCCTCCACCTTCTCATCCGATGACGAGGACGATTGTCACGCCTCGTTGCGGAACTTCGCCGACTTTGAGGCGATGGGCTGCGTGGAAGTCATGACCTTAGATGTGGCACTGGAGAACCTCAACCTCAAGGAGACGAGTCCCGCTACCAAGACGACAAAAACGACGGCCAAGACGGCGCCAACGAAGAAAGAACCCCCTGCGCCGCCCCTTTGA